Sequence from the Salinicoccus sp. Bachu38 genome:
GAATGCGGCGAAAACTGCAACTTCATTTGCTGTCTGGACGGTACCATCCAGAACATAGATGACGAGGAAGGCGCCGCCGAGCAGGAAGGCGATCCGGATCAGCTGTTCGATGACTGCAGAGACGCTTGTCGGGCCGAATGATTCGAACCCCTGGAAGATGCCGCGCCATGTCGCCATGAACGGCACGACGATGACGGCTACACTCACGACCCGTATGATGCGCGTGACATCCTCAGTCGACCAGCGATGGGCGCCGTCCCCCGCTGCCAGCATCTGCAGCTCGGCGATGAAGGGGGCAGCCATGAAAAGAATGAGAAAAGCGATGACTCCGGAGCCCAGCATGACGAGCAGGCTCGAGCGGTACAGTTTCTGGCTGGTCGCGTAGGCGCCAAGCGCATTGTACTTCGATACATACTTGGATACGGCCCCCGGCACACCTGCTGCCGCAAGCGAGAGCATGATGGTGTACGGTGTATAGGCGTACCCATACAGGGCGAGATTTTCCTCGCCGCCCATTATGCTGTAAAATGGAATGAGGTAGAGCATTCCCAATAACTTCGTGATGAATGTTGCCATGGTCAGCAGGAATGTACCCCGTACCAGATTATTTGAATCAGACATTTTATAACCCTCTTACTTTAAGAATAATCTCCATTATAATCGAAAGCATATCAGTTTTAAACAAAAAGGAGAACAGCCCATGTACCAGACGATAGTAGTCGGTGGTGGTGTAAGCGGACTCATGGCCGCCTATGCCGCTTCCGAGAACGGCAATCGCGTATTGCTCATAGAAAAGAACAAATCCCTCGGGAAGAAGCTGCTGATTTCAGGCGGCGGCCGGTGCAATGTTACGAACAGGCTCCCCTACGAAGAGATCATCCGGCATATTCCGGGCAATGGCAAATTCCTCTACGGCCCCTTCAGCACTTTTGACAACGAAAGCATCATCCGGTTTGTCGAGTCCCGCGGCGTCTCCCTCAAGGAGGAGGACCATGGCCGGATGTTTCCGGTCACGGACCGGGCGCAGGATATCCTGAAAGTATTCCTGGACGCGCTTGAGGAGAACAGGGTTGAAATCAGGACGGAGACCGTCGTCAGGAAGGTGCTGGTGGCGGATGATCACGCAATGGGCGTAGAGCTGACGGACGGGACCGTAATCCGGGCGGACAGCCTCATCATCACCACAGGAGGCCGGAGCGTCCCGCAGACCGGTTCGACAGGCGACGGCCACCGTTTTGCCGAATCCGCCGGGCATACGGTTACGGAGCTGTTTCCGACCGAGGTGCCCATCACCTCGCCCGAACCTTTCATCAGGGAAGGCAGGCTCAAGGGGCTCAGCCTGTCTAATGTCGCCCTTTCCGTCCTGAAGAAGAACAGGAAGCCGAGGGTGACCCATCAGATGGATATGATCTTCACCCATTTCGGCGTCAGCGGTCCCGCCGTCCTCCGCTGCAGCCAGTTTGTCCATAAGGAACTGCAGAAGCAGAAAAGCGGAACCGTCCTCATGTCCCTCGATTTCTTTCCGGAGAAAAGCGCAGGCGCCCTCAGGGCGATGATTGAGGAAATCATTGCCGCCAACCGGGACCGCTCCCTGAAAAATACACTGAAGACATTCCTTCAGGAGCGCCTCGTCCTCTTCATGCTGGATTTTCTGGACATTGACGGTGCATCAAGCGGCCATCATGTATCCAAGGAGAACATCGAAAAGGTCGTCCAGTTCCTCAAAGCTTTCGAGTTCCGTGCCGACGGCACCCAATCGATCGAAAAGGCATTTGTCACCGGCGGTGGTGTGAAGCTTGCTGAGATCACACCCCAGACGATGGAGAGCCGCAAGGTGGCAGGCCTCTATTTTGCCGGAGAGGTGCTCGACATCCATGGGTACACCGGTGGCTACAACATCACGAGTGCCCTGGTCACCGGCTATGTGGCAGGGCACAGCACCACCCTATAAGGGCCCATGCAAAATAAAGAACACCTCCCGTCAGGCTGTTTCCTCAGCCCCTGGGAGGTGTTCTTCTAGTTTGCTACGATATTTACAAGTTTATTCGGTACAACGATGACTTTCCTGACGGTCTTTTCCCTGATTGCTTCCTGCACCCTGTTGGATTCGATTGCAATGCGCTCCAGATCTTCCTTTGTCGCTTCTGTCGGCACGTTCATCTTTTCCTTCACCTTGCCGTTGACCTGGATGACAATTTCAATCTCATTCTCGACCAGTTTGGCTTCATCGAACTGCGGCCACGCTTCATATGCGATCGTGCCCGCATGCCCCAGCTTTTCCCACAGCTCTTCTGCTACATGGGGTGCCACAGGGGCAAGGAGTTTGACGAACCCTTCGATATGGAATCTGCCCAGTTCCTCCTGCTTGTAGCATTCATTGATGAATACCATAAGCTGGGAAATGGCCGTATTGAAGTTCAGGGACTCGAAGTCCTCCGTCACCTTTTTGACGGTCTCATGGTATACCTTATCAAGATCCGGCGTCTCCCGTGCAACAACATTTCCTCTCAACTGGCCTTCCTCATCCACGAGCAGTCTCCATACACGGTCGAGGAAACGGCGTGCACCGTCGAGCCCATTGTCGTTCCATGCGACGGAGGCCTCGAGCGGCCCCATGAACATCTCATATAGACGCAGGGTGTCTGCACCATGGGAACGGACGATATCATCCGGATTGATGACATTGCCTTTGGACTTGCTCATCTTTTCATTGCCCTCACCGAGGATCATGCCCTGGTTGAAGAGTTTCTGGAAAGGCTCCTTCGTGTGGACCACGCCGATATCATAGAGCACCTTGTGCCAGAACCTTGCATAGAGCAGGTGGAGCACCGCGTGTTCCGCTCCGCCAATGTAGAGGTCCACCGGCATCCAGTGTTCAATCTTCTCTTTTGAGGCAAGTGCTTCCGTATTGTGCGGATCGATGAACCTCAGATAATACCAGCAGCTGCCTGCCCATTGCGGCATTGTATTGGTCTCCCTGCGGCCCTTCACTCCATCCTCCCTGACGACCGTTATCCAGTCCTCATTGTTGGCAAGCGGAGATTCTCCGGTGCCGGAAGGCTTGATCTGGTCCATTTCAGGCAGCATCAGCGGGAGTTCTGATTCATCCACGACACTCATCGTACCATCTTCCCAATGGATGACCGGAATCGGTTCACCCCAGTAGCGCTGACGGGAGAACAGCCAGTCACGAAGCTTGTATGTCGTCTTCTGCTCCCCAGCCCCCTTCTCTTCCAGAATGCGGATTGACTTCTCGATCGCCGCTTCCTTGCCGAGGCCATCCAGTTCGCCGGAATTGACATGCTCTCCGTCACCCGTATAGGCTTCTTTTGAAATGTCCCCGCCTGCAACCACTTCCTTGATCGGCAGGTCGTATTCCTGGGCAAATTCATAGTCGCGCTCGTCATGTGCCGGCACTGCCATGATCGCGCCTGTACCATAGGAAGCCAATACATAGTCCGCAATCCATATCGGCATTCTTTCACCGGACAGCGGATTGATGGCGTAGGCACCTGTAAACACGCCCGTCTTCTCCTTGGCCAGGTCGGTACGCTCAAGCTCGCTCTTTCTGGCCGCCTTCTCCTGGTAGGCTTCTATTTCGGACCGGTATTCATCCGTCGTGATGACGTCGATCAGCTCATGCTCCGGAGACAGGACCGCATAGGTCGCACCGTGGATCGTGTCGGGCCGGGTCGTGAATGCAGTGAATGACTCGCCTGTATTTTCTATGTCGAAGCGGATGTTCGCCCCTTCTGATTTGCCGATCCAGTTCCTCTGCATGTCCTTCAGGGATTCCGGCCAGTCCAGCTCATCCAGATCCTCAAGCAGACGGTCTGCGTATTCAGTGATCCTGAGCATCCACTGCTTCATCGGCTTCCTGACGACCGGGTGGCCGCCACGCTCGGAGAGGCCATCGATGACTTCTTCATTGGCCAGTACCGTACCGAGTGCTTCACACCAGTTCACCGGCACTTCGTCGATATATGCGAGACCCTTATTGTACAGTTGGATGAAGATCCACTGCGTCCACTTGTAGTACTCCGGGTCGGTCGTATTGATTTCACGGTCCCAGTCATAACTGAAGCCGAGCTCCTTGATCTGGCGGCGGAAGTTGTCGATGTTCTTTTCATTGAACGCTTTTATATCATTGCCGGTATCGATCGCATACTGCTCAGCCGGCAGGCCGAATGCATCCCAACCCATCGGGTGCAGTACGTTATATCCCTGCATCCTTTTCATGCGTGAAATGATGTCCGTTGCCGTGTAGCCTTCGGGGTGCCCGACATGGAGCCCCGCACCTGAAGGGTACGGGAACATGTCCAGTGCATAGAATTTCTTCTTGCCGAACTCTTCTTCCGTTTTGAAAATCTTTTCATTTTCCCAGTGGGACTGCCATTTTCTTTCGATGTCCATATGATTGAACGCCATAAAAATCCTCCTTGAATATAAATAATCCCATGCCTATATAAGCATGGGACGATCATATATGTATACGACCGCGGTACCACCCGCATTCACTGTTAAGTGCAACTTCGTTCGATGGGATTCAGTTCAGTCCGGATGAGTTCATATGGACCCACTACTGGTTCACAGCACCCACCAGCTCTCTTGGAATGGAGTCGCATACTACTATTTCCAACACTTATAAATATAGAATATATTGATGCAATAAGCAAGCTGTATATTTACTTGGAGCGGATATCGAGACCTTCCAGCTCAAGCAGCCGGCGTTTCTTCCCGATGCCTCCCGTGTATCCCCCGAGCGTGCCGTCAGAGGCGATCACCCGGTGGCAGGGCACAATGATGGAAATCGGATTCCTGCCATTCGCATTCGCTACAGCACGCGAATGGTTGGGGCCGCCACAGTCTGCAGCTAGCGCTTTATAGCTCAGCGTTTCCCCATATGGGATGCTTCTGAGCCTGCGCCATACCTTCTGCTGGAATTCCGTTCCTTTATGCTCGAGGCTGATCGGCACTTCGAAATCCGTACGGTTGCCGTCGAAGTATTCCCCGAGTTCCCGGACGCACTGGCGGATGGCTCCGGAAGCATCCTCCAGACTATCGCCATCGGCACCCCCTCCCATGACAGCCGCTTCATCTGCATGATCCAGTTCGACGATTGAACCCGCTTCCGAACGGATTTTCAGCCAGCCGATCGGTGTGTCCATAAAATAGATCTCCTTCATATTCATCAGTCCTTATAGGTGATTTTGAAACCTCCATCATAACGCGCCCCGACTTTCCGGAGCATCCATAGCGAGACGAGCGCAAATGCGAGGAGTACGCCTCCTGCAGCAAGCAGCTGGGCGGTTGAAGCACCCCCGTCACCGAGCAGCCCCAAAACAAGGGCTGTCAGCACCAGCACAACGAAGATTGCGATGGTGATCACCATGTTGCTTGCAGTATCCAGCCGTTTCACCGGGTTCTTGCTGCTTACGACCGGATTGGCACTGCCGATATACATGCCCACTGGCACTCCAGCCATTGAAACCAGTATGATGAAAATCAGCAGCTGGAACAGCACCTCCATACCTGCGGATGAGAACACCCAGGCGATGCCGAAGACCACCATCATTATGGGGGCTGTCGTCAAAATGGTGAAACCATACTTTGCACCGGCAATATGCCTGCCAGAGAGCGGCAGTGCCTTCAGCATCGCAAAATGCTCCGCATCACGTGCAGTATTGTACGCCCCGATGAACAGAGACATGACGAGCGTCGCCCCTATTGCCGTAACGAGAAGCTGGGATGCCCCGAGGCCCCCCGACTCTGCACCCCCTTCCACCGATGTGGAAAAGTAGATGAAGAGCAGCGGCATCAGGTAATATGGCAGCAATGCTGCAATCTCCTTGAAGTTCCGGATTGTGAGCTTCAGATCCTTTTCCATGAGCGACCCAATGGGATGACGCACACGGTCATCCGTCGCCCTGTGTTTTCTGCCTGCACGCCCGCCCACTTCCCATCCACGGGAAAGTGCATGCACCGACACAAGTGCAGTTGCATTGAAGATCAGTACAGCAGCTGCAATGAGAAACAATACAGCCAGGAGGCCTGTGAGCACTTCATAGTCGTACAGGAAGCCACTGAACGAAACAGGCATATCTGCCAGGAATGCCAGCACACCGCCGGCGGATTCCCCCACCTGGAACATGACGAAGTAGACCAGGATGAATGAGATTCCACCGAGAAAGGAAAGTATTTCACTGACCTTCCTGACGGGGAGGATATTCGCCGTCAGGAAAATGAGTGCATACGCCAAAGCGGTGACGAGGATGGCCAGCATGGAAAAGTAGACCAGACTGCCGGCCAGCAGCATCCATTGTCCGAACCTCATGGAAAGCGCGGTGCCGACGACCACCCCCAAAGGCAGAAGGATTGATGCTGCATACACGAGGACATGCTTGATGAACTTGGCGAAGAACAGTTCAGCGGCTGATATGGGAAATGACAGGTAGAGCTGCACATTTCTGTCCAGAATCATATCCTTGATGATGAAATGCATCGACAGCAGCAGCAGAATGGCAGTCCCGGTGATTGAAAGCAGCAGTATATATCCATCCAGCATGCTTTCATCAAAAGAAAGTGTCAGCGAGAACACCACTGAAACAAGCATCGGCAGAGGAAACAGCAGCAGCAGGAGCCCGAGGATGATGTAGAGTACCATCTTCGTCTCCCCCAGCGACTTCCAATAGTTGAAGAGGGACCGCATTTCTGTCCTTAATATCAGGCGGACCATGGTCAGATTCCCCCGGTCAATTTCAAAAAGATATCCTCGAGCGTCGCGTCCGGTTCTTCGAGTCGGCCCCTCAGTTCAGCCAGGGAGCCGTGTGCCAGGTTTTCACCATTATATATGATCAGAATATCCGTCGCTATCTCTTCTGCAAGTGCGAGGTTGTGCGTGGTCAGAAAGACCGTCTTCCCCTGAGTGATGTAGTCACGCAAATAATTCTTCAGGTTCCTGTTGCTTTTGGGATCGAGTCCCACCGTCGGTTCATCGAGGAACAGGATATCCGGACGGTGCACCAGGGCACCGATCAGCGCCACTTTCTGCCTCATGCCATGCGAGTATTCCTCAACCAGCGTGTCGAGCTTCCCTTCGAGATCGAACAGTTCCAGGAGCTTCTGCTGCTCTTCCCTGAAATCCGTCTCATCCATCCTATAGGCACTGGAGATGAAATTGAGGTACTCCCTGCCAGTCAGCTTCCCGATGAGGTCCGGTGTGTCCGGGATGAAGCTGATCCGTCTTTTCAGATGAACCTTGTCCATCCCCATCTCCTCCCCGAACAGCTCAACTGAGCCAGATGTGGCCCTGAGCAGCCCTGTCATCATCCGTATGGTCGTGGATTTCCCCGAGCCGTTCGGTCCGATGAAGGCGAAAAGTTCACCTTCCCCCACCGAGAATTCAAGATCCTTCACTGCATGGTGGCCGCCATATTCTTTGCCCAATTGCTTCACTTTGATCATATTATCTCCCTGTCTTTCATAAACATCATTATTATACCTCCATGATACATCAAGTGGCCGCCGGTATAAACTTTCTTCAAGCGGGTCGGACCATCAAATCGACATGCAATTTCATTGCTCTGATGTGGTACAATGCCAAATATGAACAAGAGGTGAGAAAGATGACGGATTTCAAATACAGTTTTGATGATAAGCGGTACCACACCCTGAACTATCATCTTAAGAATACATTCAATGAGAAGATCTTCAAAGTCGCCCTGGATGCCGGGTTCGACTGCCCCAACAGGGATGGTACCGTAGCCTACGGGGGATGTACATTCTGTTCGGTTGCGGGCAGCGGCGATTTTGCCGGGGACCGTGTCGACCCCATCCCCGTCCAGTTTGAAAAGATCAGATCCGGAATGCAGGACCGGAAATGGAAGAACGGCAGGTACATCGCCTATTTCCAGTCATTCACCAACACCCATGCCCCGCTTGAGGTACTGCGTGAAAAGTTTGAAGCTGCACTGGAAATAGATGGCGTCGTCGGCCTCTCAATCGGCACACGCCCGGACTGCCTGCCGGATGATGTCGTGGAATACCTGGCTGAACTGAACACGCGTACATACCTCTGGGTGGAGCTCGGTCTCCAGACCGTCCATGACAGTACATCAAAGCTGATCAACCGTGCCCATGACCTGGGCTGCTACCATGAGGGTGTAGAGAAGCTCAGAAGACATGGCATCAATGTCTGCAGCCACATCATCAACGGCCTGCCCCAGGAAGATTATCGGATGATGATGGAAACTGCCGAAGCCGTGGCGGCCATGGACGTGCAGGGCATCAAGATCCACCTGCTCCATCTCCTGAAGGGCACGCCCATGGTGAAGCAGTATGAAAAAGGCCTGGTATCCTTCCTGAACCAGGAAGACTATATCAACCTCGTGTGCGACCAGCTCGAAATCCTTCCGGAGGAAATGATCATCCACCGCATCACAGGAGACGGTCCCATCGACCAGCTCATCGGCCCGATGTGGAGCACGGACAAATGGAACGTACTCAACAGCATCGACGAGGAGCTAAAAAGAAGGGACACCCATCAGGGAATCAGATATAAGGAGAAGATCAATGCTTAGACGTGTACTGCCCCAGGCAAAAACGCTTGCACAGGATATCGTACAGGACGGGGATGCCGTCGTGGATGCCACATGCGGCAACGGCCATGACACGAAGTTTCTTTCGGAACTCGTGGGCGCCGCCGGCAAAGTGTACAGCTTCGACATCCAGGCCGAGGCGATCGAGAACGCCCGGTCGCTGTGCGGCAGCCATGGCAACATAGAGTTCATCCTGGATTCACATGAAAACATCGACCGCTACGTTGACAGCCGTCCCCTGAAGGCCGCCATGTTCAATCTCGGGTATCTTCCGAGAGGTGACAAATCGATTACGACAACACCCGCCTCCACCATGCTTGCCATACAGAAGCTTTTCGATCGGCTTGCAGATGGCGGACGCATCATCATCGTCGTCTACCACGGCCACCCGGGCGGCAAGACTGAAAGGGATGCGCTTATGGAGCAGCTCTCCCAGTGGCCGCAAAAGGAAGCACAGATACTCAAGTACCAGTTCATCAACCAGAAGAACGACGCCCCATTCCTATTATGCATAGAGAAAAACAGACACGCCTGAAGTCAGGCGTGTCTTTCTATTTCAGGAGACCAATCCTGAACAGCTGGGCGCTTAGGAAACGCTCCATATGGTAATAAGGAACCGAAGTCTCCTCCCTCTGGAAGATGCTGTGTTCGATTCCGTTCAGCATATGGATGGAGAGCTCTCCCGTATTCATGCGTTTGATGTATTTGGCGGTCAGATAGGGTTCGATGATATCGTTCTCCCGGCTCAGCATCGCCAGGACTGGGAGGTCCGGGAAGTCATCCATGAACTCCGTCGTTGATTTCATCTGGTTGATCACCGTACGGTACCAGTGATAGCTCAC
This genomic interval carries:
- a CDS encoding NAD(P)/FAD-dependent oxidoreductase, whose protein sequence is MYQTIVVGGGVSGLMAAYAASENGNRVLLIEKNKSLGKKLLISGGGRCNVTNRLPYEEIIRHIPGNGKFLYGPFSTFDNESIIRFVESRGVSLKEEDHGRMFPVTDRAQDILKVFLDALEENRVEIRTETVVRKVLVADDHAMGVELTDGTVIRADSLIITTGGRSVPQTGSTGDGHRFAESAGHTVTELFPTEVPITSPEPFIREGRLKGLSLSNVALSVLKKNRKPRVTHQMDMIFTHFGVSGPAVLRCSQFVHKELQKQKSGTVLMSLDFFPEKSAGALRAMIEEIIAANRDRSLKNTLKTFLQERLVLFMLDFLDIDGASSGHHVSKENIEKVVQFLKAFEFRADGTQSIEKAFVTGGGVKLAEITPQTMESRKVAGLYFAGEVLDIHGYTGGYNITSALVTGYVAGHSTTL
- the leuS gene encoding leucine--tRNA ligase: MAFNHMDIERKWQSHWENEKIFKTEEEFGKKKFYALDMFPYPSGAGLHVGHPEGYTATDIISRMKRMQGYNVLHPMGWDAFGLPAEQYAIDTGNDIKAFNEKNIDNFRRQIKELGFSYDWDREINTTDPEYYKWTQWIFIQLYNKGLAYIDEVPVNWCEALGTVLANEEVIDGLSERGGHPVVRKPMKQWMLRITEYADRLLEDLDELDWPESLKDMQRNWIGKSEGANIRFDIENTGESFTAFTTRPDTIHGATYAVLSPEHELIDVITTDEYRSEIEAYQEKAARKSELERTDLAKEKTGVFTGAYAINPLSGERMPIWIADYVLASYGTGAIMAVPAHDERDYEFAQEYDLPIKEVVAGGDISKEAYTGDGEHVNSGELDGLGKEAAIEKSIRILEEKGAGEQKTTYKLRDWLFSRQRYWGEPIPVIHWEDGTMSVVDESELPLMLPEMDQIKPSGTGESPLANNEDWITVVREDGVKGRRETNTMPQWAGSCWYYLRFIDPHNTEALASKEKIEHWMPVDLYIGGAEHAVLHLLYARFWHKVLYDIGVVHTKEPFQKLFNQGMILGEGNEKMSKSKGNVINPDDIVRSHGADTLRLYEMFMGPLEASVAWNDNGLDGARRFLDRVWRLLVDEEGQLRGNVVARETPDLDKVYHETVKKVTEDFESLNFNTAISQLMVFINECYKQEELGRFHIEGFVKLLAPVAPHVAEELWEKLGHAGTIAYEAWPQFDEAKLVENEIEIVIQVNGKVKEKMNVPTEATKEDLERIAIESNRVQEAIREKTVRKVIVVPNKLVNIVAN
- a CDS encoding methylated-DNA--[protein]-cysteine S-methyltransferase, translating into MDTPIGWLKIRSEAGSIVELDHADEAAVMGGGADGDSLEDASGAIRQCVRELGEYFDGNRTDFEVPISLEHKGTEFQQKVWRRLRSIPYGETLSYKALAADCGGPNHSRAVANANGRNPISIIVPCHRVIASDGTLGGYTGGIGKKRRLLELEGLDIRSK
- a CDS encoding ABC transporter ATP-binding protein — its product is MIKVKQLGKEYGGHHAVKDLEFSVGEGELFAFIGPNGSGKSTTIRMMTGLLRATSGSVELFGEEMGMDKVHLKRRISFIPDTPDLIGKLTGREYLNFISSAYRMDETDFREEQQKLLELFDLEGKLDTLVEEYSHGMRQKVALIGALVHRPDILFLDEPTVGLDPKSNRNLKNYLRDYITQGKTVFLTTHNLALAEEIATDILIIYNGENLAHGSLAELRGRLEEPDATLEDIFLKLTGGI
- a CDS encoding TIGR01212 family radical SAM protein (This family includes YhcC from E. coli K-12, an uncharacterized radical SAM protein.), which translates into the protein MTDFKYSFDDKRYHTLNYHLKNTFNEKIFKVALDAGFDCPNRDGTVAYGGCTFCSVAGSGDFAGDRVDPIPVQFEKIRSGMQDRKWKNGRYIAYFQSFTNTHAPLEVLREKFEAALEIDGVVGLSIGTRPDCLPDDVVEYLAELNTRTYLWVELGLQTVHDSTSKLINRAHDLGCYHEGVEKLRRHGINVCSHIINGLPQEDYRMMMETAEAVAAMDVQGIKIHLLHLLKGTPMVKQYEKGLVSFLNQEDYINLVCDQLEILPEEMIIHRITGDGPIDQLIGPMWSTDKWNVLNSIDEELKRRDTHQGIRYKEKINA
- a CDS encoding class I SAM-dependent methyltransferase; the encoded protein is MLRRVLPQAKTLAQDIVQDGDAVVDATCGNGHDTKFLSELVGAAGKVYSFDIQAEAIENARSLCGSHGNIEFILDSHENIDRYVDSRPLKAAMFNLGYLPRGDKSITTTPASTMLAIQKLFDRLADGGRIIIVVYHGHPGGKTERDALMEQLSQWPQKEAQILKYQFINQKNDAPFLLCIEKNRHA